Proteins encoded within one genomic window of Brassica rapa cultivar Chiifu-401-42 chromosome A09, CAAS_Brap_v3.01, whole genome shotgun sequence:
- the LOC117125726 gene encoding uncharacterized protein LOC117125726 isoform X1, whose amino-acid sequence MLSWRLNRRNIFPDKDIIKRYIQSVLVTGFLLGSAEVDIFFIFCSHEMMKLKTQLASRENFMSNLQKLLLESKRRKLWLLDQLFKKHVYGVRAGGEKVYNVFHNQFLVALKRFQVDKQELVHKSANETVVRSLLLFIIYKISQTTYFLWSNVPIGHIRLINGDNLDTQTPMNSKTLGGVFVYLKIPTLFTSVIFSSKALRTVNLRWVEKLLLLSQIRLLQCMSSEKTFPHHK is encoded by the exons ATGTTGAGTTGGAGGCTAAATAGAAGAAATATCTTCCCAGACAAAGACATAATTAAGAGGTATATACAAAGCGTTTTAGTGACTGGCTTTTTGTTAGGAAGTGCAGAAGTTGATATTTTCTTCATATTCTGCAGTCATGAAATGATGAAACTAAAGACTCAGCTTGCTTCACGAGAAAATTTTATGTCAAATCTGCAAAAGCTCCTGCTAGAATCGAAAAG GAGAAAGTTGTGGCTTCTGGATCAACTATTCAAGAAGCATGTCTATGGAGT GCGTGCTGGTGGTGAAAAGGTGTACAACGTGTTTCATAACCAATTTCTGGTGGCTCTGAAGAGATTTCAAGTTGACAAGCAG GAACTGGTTCACAAGTCTGCTAATGAGACAGTTGTACGTTCTCTTCTTctgtttataatatataaaatatctcAAACAACTTATTTTCTTTggtcaaatgtt CCCATTGGCCATATTCGCCTCATAAATGGGGACAACCTAGACACTCAGACACCCATG AATTCAAAAACACTAGGAGGTGTGTTCGTTTACTTGAAGATACCAACTTTGTTTACTTCTGTGATATTTTCATCTAAAGCATTGAGGACTGTTAACTTGCGCTGGGTCGAAAAGCTTTTGTTGTTATCTCAGATCCGATTGTTGCAATGCATGTCCTCCGAGAAAACGTTTCCTCATCACAAG TGA
- the LOC117125726 gene encoding uncharacterized protein LOC117125726 isoform X2, with amino-acid sequence MFGRKLWLLDQLFKKHVYGVRAGGEKVYNVFHNQFLVALKRFQVDKQELVHKSANETVVRSLLLFIIYKISQTTYFLWSNVPIGHIRLINGDNLDTQTPMNSKTLGGVFVYLKIPTLFTSVIFSSKALRTVNLRWVEKLLLLSQIRLLQCMSSEKTFPHHK; translated from the exons ATGTTTGG GAGAAAGTTGTGGCTTCTGGATCAACTATTCAAGAAGCATGTCTATGGAGT GCGTGCTGGTGGTGAAAAGGTGTACAACGTGTTTCATAACCAATTTCTGGTGGCTCTGAAGAGATTTCAAGTTGACAAGCAG GAACTGGTTCACAAGTCTGCTAATGAGACAGTTGTACGTTCTCTTCTTctgtttataatatataaaatatctcAAACAACTTATTTTCTTTggtcaaatgtt CCCATTGGCCATATTCGCCTCATAAATGGGGACAACCTAGACACTCAGACACCCATG AATTCAAAAACACTAGGAGGTGTGTTCGTTTACTTGAAGATACCAACTTTGTTTACTTCTGTGATATTTTCATCTAAAGCATTGAGGACTGTTAACTTGCGCTGGGTCGAAAAGCTTTTGTTGTTATCTCAGATCCGATTGTTGCAATGCATGTCCTCCGAGAAAACGTTTCCTCATCACAAG TGA
- the ARF25 gene encoding putative auxin response factor 14: protein MAGDQIMHAQPEVLAIGETNNYLNDKLWKLCAGPLFDTPKIGEKLVASMDDELCQLKPIFDIPSKICCNVFSINLKVEPSTNEIYAEVSLLPDTSDVEIPIPKNENNIQNINYFTKVLSASDTSTNGGFVLYKRHAIECLPLLDMSQLTPSQEIIAKDIHGHEWSFKHTSRGTPKRHLFTSGWNEFAKGKKLVAGDSFVFLRGENGESRVGISKAAHQQRNIPTSLISKESMHHSVVATALNAIENKCMFVVFYKPRSSQFIVNFDKFVDRVNNKFSIGSKFSMKFEGKDLNEIRYNGTVVGVRDFSTHWKDSEWRSLEVQWDEAATIPRPDKVSPWEIELLTHSSNIFKSDALKHKRQLEVHEFGSKMWAPTIYNEQMVQAMKEPSTTTATTSCRLFGVDLMVPAITKDPVEPIVSNKKCKISKIFEDEKVDHVQAKSRTKVHMEGVIERTVDLTIFDGYNQLIDELERLFDIKGELHMHNKWKMFFIYNDGDMMILGDDPWPKFCNMAKEIFICSKEDVKIGIANNRFSEGDPTLTTTILPPDVNNT from the exons ATGGCTGGTGATCAAATCATGCATGCACAACCTGAAGTTTTAG CTATTGGTGAAACCAATAACTATTTGAACGATAAATTATGGAAGTTATGTGCTGGACCTCTGTTTGATACTCCAAAAATTGGAGAGAAA CTAGTTGCCTCTATGGACGACGAACTTTGTCAACTAAAACCAATTTTTGATATTCCTTCAAAAATTTGTTGTAATGTTTTTAGTATCAACCTTAAG GTAGAGCCCAGTACTAATGAAATTTATGCAGAAGTTTCTTTGTTGCCTGATACATCT GATGTTGAAATCCCTATTCCTAAAAACGAAAACAACATACAAAACATTAACTATTTCACCAAGGTGTTAAGTGCTTCTGATACCAGCACAAATGgtggttttgttttgtataaaaGACATGCCATTGAATGTCTTCCCCTGTTG GATATGTCTCAGCTGACCCCAAGTCAAGAGATAATTGCTAAAGATATCCATGGTCATGAATGGAGTTTTAAACACACTTCAAGAG GTACACCAAAAAGACATCTTTTCACATCTGGTTGGAATGAGTttgcaaaaggaaaaaaattggTTGCTGGAGACTCTTTTGTGTTTCTTCG AGGAGAGAATGGGGAATCACGAGTTGGTATCAGTAAAGCAGCTCATCAGCAACGCAACATACCAACATCTTTAATTTCAAAAGAGAGTATGCACCATAGTGTGGTTGCTACTGCACTGAATGCTATTGAAAACAAATGTATGTTCGTTGTGTTCTATAAGCCAAG GTCGAGCCAATTCATTGTCAACTTCGATAAATTTGTAGATAGAGTGAATAATAAGTTTAGTATAGGCTCCAAATTTTCGATGAAGTTCGAAGGAAAAGATCTAAATGAAATAAG ATACAATGGAACAGTAGTGGGAGTGAGAGATTTCTCCACTCATTGGAAAGATTCAGAATGGCGAAGTCTAGAA GTGCAATGGGATGAAGCTGCAACAATTCCAAGACCTGATAAGGTATCTCCATGGGAGATTGAGCTGTTAACACATTCATCAAACATTTTCAAGTCAGATGCTCTAAAACATAAACGTCAACTCGAAGTACATGAGTTTG GTTCAAAAATGTGGGCTCCTACAATCTACAATGAGCAAATGGTTCAAGCAATGAAAGAACCGTCAACCACAACCGCAACTACTAGCTGCAGACTGTTTGGAGTTGATCTAATGGTTCCCGCTATAACAAAGGATCCAGTGGAACCTATTGTCTCAAACAAAAAATGTAAGATTTCTAAAATCTTTGAAGACGAAAAGGTTGACCATGTCCAAGCTAAAAGTCGTACTAAG GTTCATATGGAAGGTGTCATAGAAAGAACTGTAGATTTAACTATATTTGATGGATACAATCAGTTGATCGATGAACTAGAAAGACTCTTTGATATCAAAGGCGAGTTGCATATGCACAATAAATGGAAAATGTTCTTCATATATAATGATGGAGATATGATGATTCTTGGAGACGATCCCTGGCC AAAATTTTGTAATATGGCTAAGGAAATATTCATATGTTCGAAAGAGGATGTCAAGATAGGGATAGCAAATAACAGATTCTCCGAAGGTGATCCAACATTAACAACAACAATCTTACCACCAGATGTCAACAACACTTAG